A single region of the Gracilibacillus caseinilyticus genome encodes:
- the spoIIM gene encoding stage II sporulation protein M: protein MKRLKLPKNKHTITNHITKYHTIYIFTIILFITGIIFGAIIVNSMTFVQKQDLYFYLERFFLGYLQDENLSKHELLKNAAFYHIQFLSLLFFLGLAVIGLPIIWVLLFVKGVAIGFTVGFFVNQLGMQGLLFSFSAIAPQNLIIIPIYIIASSLAMVFSLSLLQSIFSKRFKHPVMQIFFRYTAIFIGLMVVVSLAAILESAVSFEAMKLISDRLIN from the coding sequence GTGAAGCGATTGAAATTACCAAAAAATAAACACACCATCACCAATCATATTACGAAATACCATACCATCTATATATTTACGATTATTTTATTTATTACAGGTATCATTTTTGGTGCGATCATCGTGAATAGTATGACCTTTGTCCAAAAACAAGACTTATATTTCTATCTGGAACGCTTCTTTCTAGGATATTTACAAGATGAAAATCTGTCGAAACATGAGCTGTTAAAAAATGCAGCATTTTACCATATACAGTTTCTCTCATTACTATTCTTCTTAGGGTTAGCTGTCATTGGTTTACCTATTATCTGGGTTTTATTGTTTGTTAAGGGAGTCGCAATTGGATTTACGGTTGGTTTTTTTGTAAATCAGCTAGGCATGCAAGGTTTGTTATTCTCATTCTCAGCAATTGCACCGCAGAATTTGATAATCATTCCAATCTATATCATTGCGAGCAGTTTGGCTATGGTATTCTCATTATCATTGCTACAGAGTATTTTTTCCAAACGGTTTAAACATCCTGTTATGCAAATTTTCTTTCGCTATACCGCCATATTTATTGGTTTGATGGTGGTGGTAAGCCTAGCTGCTATTCTGGAATCAGCGGTATCCTTTGAGGCGATGAAATTAATATCGGACAGACTTATCAATTAA
- the fur gene encoding ferric iron uptake transcriptional regulator, with translation MEHRLDRIKKELHAQSYKLTPQREATVRVLLEREEDHLSAEDVYLLVKDKAPEIGLATVYRTLELLTEIEIVDKINFGDGVSRYDLRKEGAKHFHHHLVCTECGSVEEITDDLLEDVEEIVQTDWGFIVKDHRLTFHGICQVCQDRICRNCEAKKLAAK, from the coding sequence ATGGAACACCGATTAGATCGTATTAAAAAAGAATTACACGCACAAAGCTATAAATTGACTCCTCAACGAGAAGCGACTGTTCGTGTTTTATTGGAAAGAGAAGAAGATCATCTAAGTGCAGAAGATGTTTATTTGTTAGTAAAAGACAAAGCACCAGAAATTGGTTTAGCTACTGTGTATAGAACATTAGAACTGTTAACAGAAATAGAAATTGTAGATAAAATTAATTTTGGTGATGGAGTATCACGCTACGATCTTCGCAAAGAAGGAGCAAAGCATTTCCATCATCATTTAGTTTGTACAGAGTGTGGTTCTGTCGAAGAAATTACCGATGACTTATTAGAAGACGTGGAGGAAATTGTACAGACGGATTGGGGCTTTATCGTAAAAGATCACCGTCTAACCTTCCATGGCATTTGCCAAGTATGTCAAGATCGAATTTGCCGAAATTGTGAAGCGAAAAAATTGGCAGCAAAATAG
- a CDS encoding DUF4227 family protein has product MSSVFKMLMEMMKFFVIFVLCTMLFYYVIKALHHEYEDLHRYEYPQGDAVKVFQPQEETDVWERLSIFFRLGE; this is encoded by the coding sequence ATGTCTTCCGTTTTTAAAATGTTAATGGAAATGATGAAGTTTTTTGTGATATTCGTTTTGTGTACAATGCTATTTTATTACGTTATTAAAGCGTTGCATCATGAATACGAAGATTTGCATCGTTACGAATATCCACAAGGTGACGCAGTAAAAGTATTTCAACCTCAAGAAGAAACAGATGTATGGGAAAGGCTTAGTATTTTTTTTCGATTGGGAGAATAG
- the xerD gene encoding site-specific tyrosine recombinase XerD: protein MQYPVEEFFHFLKIERGLSDNTLQAYKRDLLKYYHYLHTERQLTEWNQVSRNDIMQFLYSLNDQGRSSATIARMLSTLRLYHQFLIREYQIKEDPSLHIETPKANRKLPKVLSTSDVDKLLNIQPSDKYTVRNKAMLETLYATGLRVSELIDLKMNDLHLTMGFVRCFGKGSKERIVPLGEMARDALDRYIHTARSDFVKKKSTETVFVNHHGNPLSRQGFWKIMKELAREAGIEKELSPHTLRHSFATHLLENGADLRAVQEMLGHVDISTTQIYTHVSKSRLKDIYKSHHPRA, encoded by the coding sequence ATGCAATATCCCGTGGAAGAATTTTTTCATTTTTTGAAAATTGAAAGAGGATTATCTGATAATACTTTGCAAGCCTATAAACGGGACTTGCTGAAGTATTATCATTATCTTCATACCGAACGGCAATTAACGGAATGGAATCAAGTCAGCAGAAACGACATCATGCAGTTTTTATACAGCCTGAATGATCAGGGGAGATCCTCAGCTACAATTGCTCGCATGCTATCAACGTTACGACTGTACCATCAATTTTTGATACGGGAATACCAAATAAAAGAAGACCCTAGTTTACATATAGAGACACCGAAAGCAAATCGAAAGTTACCGAAAGTATTATCAACCTCTGACGTTGATAAATTATTGAATATTCAGCCATCTGATAAATATACCGTTCGTAATAAGGCGATGTTAGAAACTCTCTATGCAACAGGATTGCGAGTTTCAGAATTAATCGACTTAAAGATGAATGATTTACACCTCACGATGGGCTTTGTACGATGCTTTGGAAAAGGATCGAAAGAACGAATCGTCCCATTAGGAGAGATGGCACGAGATGCTTTAGACAGATACATTCACACGGCCAGAAGCGATTTCGTTAAGAAAAAGTCGACGGAGACAGTGTTTGTTAATCATCACGGTAATCCATTGAGTCGACAAGGGTTTTGGAAGATTATGAAAGAACTTGCTAGAGAAGCGGGCATTGAAAAAGAATTATCTCCTCATACGTTGCGGCACTCCTTTGCAACACATTTGCTGGAAAATGGAGCAGATCTGAGAGCAGTTCAGGAAATGCTTGGTCATGTTGATATTTCCACAACACAAATTTATACCCATGTCTCCAAGTCACGTTTGAAAGATATTTATAAAAGTCATCATCCGAGAGCATAA
- the deoB gene encoding phosphopentomutase produces the protein MDSVGIGEAPDAAAFNDSGADTLGHIAAHRNGLNMPTMAQLGLSNIRQIEGVEKAEHPRAYYTKMQEASNGKDTMTGHWEIMGLYIDTPFRTFEQFPKELINEIEKRTGRKVIGNKPASGTEIIKELGPRHIETGDLIVYTSADSVLQIAAHEEVIPVQELYEICKICRELTLDEKYMIGRVIARPFVGEPGHFERTAHRHDYALKPFGYTVMNALKDGGFDVLALGKISDIYDGEGVTESIRTNDNKDGMDKFIESMESEFTGLNFLNLVDFDAKYGHRRDPDGYGDALEAFDQQLPETLAKLKDDDLLIITADHGNDPTHHGTDHTREYVPLLIYHNGIDKGEDLPLRQTFADIGATVADNFDVKMPEYGVSFLQEIKP, from the coding sequence ATGGATTCGGTTGGCATTGGTGAAGCCCCTGATGCGGCCGCTTTTAACGACAGTGGAGCAGATACACTCGGGCATATCGCAGCTCATCGAAATGGACTAAATATGCCAACAATGGCTCAACTTGGACTCAGTAATATACGACAAATAGAGGGGGTTGAAAAAGCTGAACATCCTAGAGCATATTATACAAAAATGCAGGAAGCATCTAATGGTAAAGATACGATGACAGGACATTGGGAAATCATGGGCTTGTACATCGATACACCTTTCCGTACATTCGAACAGTTCCCAAAAGAATTAATTAATGAAATAGAGAAAAGAACTGGACGAAAGGTTATTGGGAATAAACCTGCTTCCGGTACCGAAATTATTAAAGAACTAGGACCGCGCCATATCGAAACTGGAGATTTAATCGTGTACACATCAGCGGATTCTGTATTGCAAATAGCTGCACATGAAGAGGTTATCCCTGTGCAAGAACTATACGAAATTTGTAAAATTTGCAGAGAACTGACACTGGATGAAAAGTATATGATCGGTAGAGTTATTGCTAGACCGTTTGTGGGAGAACCCGGACATTTTGAACGGACAGCACACAGGCATGATTATGCATTGAAGCCATTTGGTTATACAGTAATGAATGCACTGAAAGATGGAGGCTTTGATGTACTTGCGCTAGGGAAGATTTCTGATATATACGATGGAGAAGGTGTTACGGAATCGATTCGGACAAATGATAATAAAGATGGTATGGACAAATTTATCGAATCGATGGAAAGTGAATTTACAGGTTTAAATTTTCTTAATTTAGTCGATTTTGATGCAAAATATGGTCATCGGAGAGACCCGGATGGGTATGGCGATGCTTTGGAGGCATTTGATCAACAATTGCCAGAAACTCTTGCTAAATTAAAGGACGATGACTTACTGATCATTACAGCAGATCATGGTAATGATCCAACCCATCATGGAACTGATCATACGAGAGAGTATGTACCATTACTTATCTACCATAACGGGATTGACAAAGGAGAAGATTTGCCACTTCGACAAACATTTGCTGATATTGGTGCAACTGTTGCCGATAATTTTGATGTAAAGATGCCAGAATACGGTGTTAGTTTTTTACAAGAAATTAAACCTTAA
- a CDS encoding pyrimidine-nucleoside phosphorylase — MRMVDIIARKRNGSELSETEIDYFISHYMKDEIPDYQVSALMMAIYYKGMSGTETASLTKAMVESGDTIDLSPIKGHKVDKHSTGGVGDKTTFIVGPLVAAAGIPVAKMSGRGLGHTGGTIDKLEAIPGFQVELSNQQFIDNVNQFKLAVVGQTGNLAPADKKLYALRDVTATVDSIPLIASSIMSKKIASGANGIVLDVKTGSGAFMKSLEDSKRLAKEMVTIGSQLGRNTVAVISDMNQPLGYEIGNANEVKEAIEVLQGRRVEDLRELAIELAAHMTLIAGIYRDYNEATEALAKLLDNGKAYESFYQFVKAQSGDTSYIEDLSKLSSASHQIEVKAEEDGYVHEMEADEIGLAAMHLGAGRAKKEDKINHGVGITLRKKIADQVKEGDTLAILYSDHDDVEDIAGMVKQAYTIKKESINQRKMIYEVIK; from the coding sequence ATGAGAATGGTAGATATAATTGCAAGAAAGCGTAATGGTAGTGAGTTATCTGAAACTGAAATTGACTATTTTATTTCGCATTACATGAAAGATGAGATTCCTGATTATCAAGTGTCCGCTCTGATGATGGCAATTTATTACAAAGGGATGTCAGGCACAGAAACGGCTTCGTTAACAAAAGCAATGGTTGAATCAGGTGATACCATTGATTTAAGCCCGATCAAAGGTCATAAAGTGGATAAACATTCTACTGGTGGAGTTGGTGACAAGACTACTTTTATCGTCGGTCCTTTAGTTGCTGCAGCAGGCATTCCAGTAGCCAAAATGTCAGGAAGGGGACTTGGACATACAGGGGGAACAATTGATAAATTAGAAGCCATTCCCGGTTTTCAAGTAGAGTTATCCAATCAGCAGTTCATCGATAATGTTAATCAGTTCAAGCTGGCAGTAGTCGGGCAAACCGGTAATTTAGCACCAGCAGATAAGAAACTGTATGCATTACGTGATGTTACTGCTACAGTCGATTCCATTCCGTTAATTGCCAGCTCGATTATGAGTAAAAAAATTGCATCAGGAGCAAATGGTATTGTACTTGATGTCAAAACTGGTTCTGGAGCATTTATGAAATCATTAGAAGATTCCAAACGATTAGCGAAAGAAATGGTGACAATCGGTAGTCAATTAGGACGCAATACAGTTGCTGTTATAAGTGATATGAATCAACCACTTGGTTACGAGATAGGCAATGCTAATGAAGTAAAAGAAGCGATAGAAGTGTTACAAGGTAGGAGAGTGGAGGATCTAAGGGAATTAGCTATTGAGCTTGCCGCCCACATGACGTTGATTGCTGGTATTTATCGTGATTATAATGAAGCAACAGAAGCTTTGGCAAAGTTACTGGATAACGGTAAAGCCTACGAATCCTTCTATCAGTTTGTCAAAGCACAGTCTGGTGATACATCCTATATTGAGGATCTGTCAAAATTATCAAGTGCATCTCATCAAATTGAAGTGAAAGCAGAGGAAGATGGATATGTGCATGAAATGGAAGCAGATGAGATAGGATTAGCAGCGATGCACCTTGGTGCAGGAAGAGCAAAGAAAGAAGACAAGATTAATCACGGCGTCGGTATCACGCTTCGTAAAAAAATTGCCGATCAAGTAAAAGAAGGTGACACATTAGCGATATTATACAGTGATCATGACGATGTAGAAGATATTGCAGGAATGGTAAAACAGGCGTATACAATCAAAAAAGAGTCAATAAATCAGCGGAAAATGATATATGAAGTGATCAAATAA
- a CDS encoding D-alanyl-D-alanine carboxypeptidase family protein, translated as MSQSVVFAQHNDQHISMEVNESSSLDLAKNSKSAILIERDTGNILYDKNSDEKLPPASMTKIMTMLLIMEAIEKGELTLDEKVKVSEKASSMGGSQIFLEEGEEMTVDDLLKGIAVASGNDASVAMAERIAGSEEAFVEMMNKKVKYLGLTSTKFQNSTGLPAEDHYSTAHDMAVMAKALLKYEAITNYTSIYEDYLRKGTEKEFWLVNTNKLVRFYEGVDGLKTGFTNEAKYCLTATAEKDGMRTIAVVMGAKTPKDRNNEISKLLDYAYAKFDTKPLYEKNQVVTSFEWLKANQQKVDVVTSDSVSILYPKGTDLDKVETKITIYKDITLPLEKGTVVGKLQVTDGEQVMSETDLMISEDVEHANLLQLFKRTFQSFF; from the coding sequence ATGAGTCAAAGTGTTGTGTTTGCGCAACATAATGACCAGCATATCTCAATGGAAGTTAATGAGAGCAGTTCACTTGACTTGGCTAAGAATTCGAAATCAGCCATTTTAATCGAACGAGATACAGGCAATATTTTATATGATAAGAATTCTGATGAAAAATTACCACCCGCTAGCATGACGAAGATCATGACGATGCTATTGATTATGGAAGCAATTGAAAAGGGAGAATTAACATTAGATGAGAAAGTGAAAGTCAGTGAAAAGGCCTCTTCTATGGGTGGATCGCAAATTTTTCTGGAAGAGGGCGAAGAAATGACAGTGGACGACTTGTTGAAGGGGATAGCTGTTGCCTCTGGAAATGATGCGAGTGTAGCTATGGCAGAGAGAATTGCAGGCAGCGAAGAAGCGTTCGTTGAAATGATGAATAAAAAAGTAAAGTACTTAGGTTTGACTTCAACAAAATTTCAGAATTCCACTGGATTACCTGCTGAGGATCATTACAGTACCGCTCATGACATGGCAGTTATGGCGAAAGCATTATTAAAATATGAAGCCATTACGAATTACACCAGCATCTATGAAGATTATTTACGAAAAGGAACCGAAAAAGAATTTTGGTTAGTTAATACGAATAAGTTAGTTCGCTTTTATGAAGGTGTGGATGGCTTAAAAACTGGTTTTACCAATGAGGCGAAATACTGTTTAACTGCGACAGCTGAGAAGGATGGAATGAGGACGATTGCAGTTGTTATGGGAGCGAAAACACCGAAAGACCGTAATAATGAAATCAGTAAGCTGCTTGATTATGCCTATGCCAAATTTGATACAAAACCACTATATGAAAAAAATCAAGTAGTAACTTCTTTTGAATGGTTAAAGGCTAATCAACAAAAAGTTGATGTCGTAACAAGTGATTCGGTATCGATCCTTTATCCAAAAGGTACAGATCTAGATAAAGTAGAGACCAAAATTACGATTTATAAGGATATTACGTTGCCATTGGAAAAAGGCACCGTCGTCGGAAAATTACAAGTGACAGATGGTGAGCAGGTAATGAGTGAAACAGATCTAATGATTTCGGAAGACGTAGAACATGCCAATTTGTTGCAGTTATTCAAACGAACATTTCAATCGTTTTTTTAA
- the spoIIAA gene encoding anti-sigma F factor antagonist, which produces MQLQSQFTVVQNVLIVRLDGELDHHSAARLKIEWQDQLQKQGIQHVILNLNALHFMDSSGLGVVLGRYKEVKQLGGEMIVCSVNPAVKRLFDMSGLFKIVRLESDEDFALSSLGVAS; this is translated from the coding sequence ATGCAATTACAATCACAGTTTACAGTTGTGCAAAACGTTCTGATTGTCAGGCTAGATGGAGAGTTGGATCACCATTCTGCTGCTCGATTAAAAATTGAATGGCAGGATCAGCTTCAAAAGCAAGGAATTCAACACGTGATCCTGAATTTGAATGCACTTCACTTTATGGATAGCTCAGGGCTAGGTGTTGTATTAGGAAGATATAAAGAAGTAAAACAATTAGGTGGAGAAATGATTGTATGCTCTGTAAACCCAGCGGTGAAAAGACTGTTTGATATGTCCGGTTTGTTTAAAATTGTCCGTTTGGAATCCGATGAAGACTTTGCACTTTCCAGTTTGGGGGTGGCATCGTGA
- the spoIIAB gene encoding anti-sigma F factor: protein MNNAVELKFKSVSENEAFARVSVASFVSQLDPTMDELTEIKTVVSEAVTNAIIHGYEEDPDQFVYISCTLTDRSLSLVIKDEGSGIDNIDLAKEPLYTSKPELERSGMGFTIMENFMDKVEILSHPGEGTQVKMTKDFQTSKSMSH, encoded by the coding sequence GTGAATAATGCCGTGGAATTAAAATTTAAAAGTGTCAGTGAAAACGAGGCTTTTGCCAGGGTTTCGGTCGCATCCTTTGTTTCTCAGCTTGATCCGACAATGGATGAATTAACAGAAATTAAGACAGTAGTATCTGAAGCCGTGACGAATGCGATCATACATGGTTATGAAGAAGACCCGGATCAATTTGTATATATTTCTTGTACATTAACGGATCGTTCCTTGTCTTTAGTTATTAAAGATGAGGGATCAGGCATTGACAATATTGATTTAGCGAAAGAACCCCTTTATACATCGAAACCGGAATTAGAACGTTCCGGAATGGGATTTACCATTATGGAAAATTTCATGGACAAGGTCGAAATATTATCACACCCAGGAGAAGGTACACAAGTGAAAATGACGAAAGATTTTCAGACAAGCAAAAGTATGAGTCATTAG
- the sigF gene encoding RNA polymerase sporulation sigma factor SigF, with amino-acid sequence MPMKTKISNASPLDDKEVKKYIQLSQQGDEEARSLLVEKNIRLVWSVVQRFLNRGYDQDDLFQIGCIGLLKSIDKFDLEYEVKFSTYAVPMIIGEIQRFIRDDGTVKVSRSLKEIGNKIRRVTDELTKELSRAPTIQEIADKLELSPEDIIHAQEATKKPQSIHETVYENDGDPITLLDQIADVNDNWFDKLTMEQVIKDLDKRERLIVYLRYYKDKTQTEVANRLGISQVQVSRIEKKILEKIKEEIMN; translated from the coding sequence ATGCCTATGAAAACTAAAATTTCGAACGCTTCACCATTGGATGATAAAGAGGTAAAAAAATACATTCAACTCAGTCAGCAGGGAGACGAAGAAGCTAGATCATTGTTAGTGGAAAAGAATATCCGTTTAGTATGGTCCGTTGTACAAAGATTCTTAAACAGAGGTTATGATCAAGACGATTTATTCCAAATCGGCTGTATCGGCCTATTAAAGTCGATAGACAAGTTTGATCTGGAGTACGAAGTAAAATTCTCTACCTATGCTGTTCCCATGATTATTGGTGAAATTCAGCGGTTTATCCGTGATGACGGAACCGTGAAAGTAAGTCGGTCATTAAAAGAGATCGGCAATAAAATTAGAAGAGTGACAGATGAACTAACTAAGGAATTATCAAGAGCTCCGACAATACAAGAAATTGCTGATAAGTTAGAATTATCACCGGAAGATATTATCCATGCACAAGAGGCAACCAAAAAACCACAATCCATTCACGAAACTGTTTATGAAAACGATGGGGATCCCATTACATTACTGGATCAAATTGCGGATGTGAATGATAACTGGTTTGACAAGCTCACGATGGAACAAGTCATTAAAGATTTAGATAAGCGTGAGCGTCTGATTGTATATTTGAGGTATTACAAAGACAAGACACAAACAGAAGTCGCCAATCGTTTGGGCATTTCACAAGTACAAGTATCGCGAATTGAGAAAAAAATATTGGAGAAAATAAAAGAAGAGATCATGAATTAA
- a CDS encoding stage V sporulation protein AA, with amino-acid sequence MKEEKVYLRLKKKIAVKKQHLIRLRDLAHITGNIDYLEKLKELKIYQITEKDNNVSVIDGFQLLEKLVAQYPFLTIELLDSNQTIIEIKKEEKKANLLLILVVWLLLCIGSAMAIMNFHYDVSMEEVHQGLFYLLTGEKQEKPLWIQIPYSIGLGLGMILFFNHIFKKRFNEEPSPLEVEMFNYQQDLDQYLIYHENALNKRDES; translated from the coding sequence ATGAAGGAGGAAAAAGTATATCTTCGCCTGAAAAAGAAAATCGCCGTTAAAAAGCAGCATTTGATCCGACTTAGAGACCTTGCACATATTACCGGTAATATCGATTACCTGGAAAAACTGAAAGAGTTAAAAATTTATCAGATTACCGAAAAGGATAATAATGTTTCGGTCATTGACGGTTTTCAATTATTAGAAAAACTTGTTGCGCAGTATCCATTTTTAACTATTGAATTATTAGATTCGAATCAAACGATTATTGAGATTAAAAAAGAAGAGAAGAAAGCAAACTTGCTCCTCATTCTTGTGGTATGGCTACTGTTATGTATTGGCTCCGCGATGGCGATAATGAATTTTCATTATGATGTAAGTATGGAAGAAGTACATCAAGGTCTCTTCTATCTGCTGACCGGTGAAAAGCAAGAAAAGCCTTTATGGATCCAAATTCCCTACTCGATTGGTTTAGGTTTAGGTATGATCCTTTTTTTTAACCATATTTTCAAAAAAAGATTCAATGAGGAACCTAGTCCGCTCGAAGTTGAAATGTTTAATTACCAGCAAGACCTTGATCAATATTTAATCTATCATGAAAATGCTTTGAACAAACGCGATGAGTCTTGA
- a CDS encoding stage V sporulation protein AB produces MSLDILHIIAEIAIGFGSGLMVGTGFVAFLTVLGIIPRLVQLSKSNHWLKNYQASVIIGAMIGTYLTFTDKVLHIPAIFLGVWGLLHGIFIGMLAAALTEVLNVFPLLMKRLGIDKELLWLLMAIVIGKIVGSLFQWLIFVDII; encoded by the coding sequence ATGAGTCTTGACATCCTTCATATTATTGCTGAAATTGCAATTGGCTTTGGATCAGGGTTAATGGTAGGGACTGGTTTTGTAGCATTTTTAACCGTGTTAGGAATCATTCCTCGATTAGTGCAACTCAGTAAATCAAATCATTGGCTGAAAAATTATCAAGCAAGCGTCATAATTGGTGCAATGATTGGAACGTACCTGACATTTACAGACAAGGTATTACACATACCAGCGATCTTTTTAGGGGTTTGGGGGTTATTACATGGCATTTTTATCGGAATGCTTGCAGCTGCTTTAACGGAAGTATTAAATGTTTTCCCGTTACTCATGAAAAGGCTGGGAATTGATAAAGAATTATTATGGTTATTGATGGCCATTGTGATCGGGAAAATTGTTGGCTCATTATTTCAATGGCTCATTTTTGTGGATATTATATAG
- a CDS encoding spore germination protein: MAKKKQAINRSIEKNQEFLKTKLGIGVSFDVGFRELTILKKKVQLYYVTGLVDTQYVIEVIKKLISVNDNENVHSDLYDEINNRIVHQQVEKKKTMDEAVDQLLSGLLVVFAEGEEECFIVDVRSYPGRQPQEPDTEKVVRGSRDGYTENIVENTALTRRRIRDERLRNEMMQVGERSKTDVCICYLQDVADQNLVDLLKNELDQIDVDGISMADKTIEEFLVHQGINPYPLVRYTERPDVAATHLFEGHVIIMVDTSPSMIITPTTYFHHVQHAEEYRESPSVGTFVRWIRFVGIFASLFLLPLWMLLVLDPSLLPEKLQFIGPNETGNVPIIVQILLADIGIEFLRMAAIHTPTPLSTAMGLIAAVLIGQIAIEVGLFSAEVILYVSIAAIGSFATPSYELSVANKMMRILLVIITFIFQIKGFVIGSTAYILLLAATRSLQTPYLWPFIPFNDKAIWQILFRVAVPLSKTRPSIVKPQNNRKQT, encoded by the coding sequence ATGGCTAAAAAGAAACAAGCAATTAATCGTTCCATAGAAAAGAACCAGGAATTTCTTAAAACAAAGCTGGGAATTGGTGTATCCTTTGATGTCGGTTTCCGAGAATTAACGATTTTAAAGAAAAAAGTGCAACTGTATTATGTTACAGGATTAGTAGACACCCAATACGTCATCGAAGTAATTAAGAAACTCATCTCTGTGAATGATAACGAGAATGTACATTCTGATCTATATGATGAAATAAATAATCGCATTGTTCACCAGCAGGTCGAGAAGAAGAAAACGATGGATGAAGCTGTTGATCAGTTATTGTCTGGCCTGCTGGTAGTATTTGCTGAAGGAGAAGAAGAATGCTTTATTGTCGATGTTCGTTCGTATCCTGGAAGACAACCGCAAGAACCGGATACCGAAAAAGTAGTCCGGGGGTCTCGAGATGGATATACCGAGAATATAGTAGAAAATACTGCATTGACAAGAAGAAGGATACGAGATGAACGACTGAGAAATGAGATGATGCAAGTTGGGGAACGTTCAAAAACGGATGTATGTATTTGTTATTTACAAGATGTTGCTGATCAAAATCTTGTAGATTTATTGAAAAATGAATTAGATCAAATTGATGTAGATGGGATTTCGATGGCAGATAAAACGATTGAAGAATTTTTAGTTCATCAAGGGATAAATCCTTATCCGCTCGTACGCTATACGGAAAGACCGGATGTTGCGGCAACTCACTTGTTTGAAGGTCATGTTATTATTATGGTGGATACGTCTCCGAGTATGATAATTACGCCGACTACATATTTTCATCATGTGCAGCATGCAGAGGAATATCGAGAATCTCCGTCGGTTGGAACGTTTGTACGATGGATTCGGTTTGTTGGGATTTTTGCATCATTGTTTTTGTTACCACTTTGGATGTTACTCGTGCTAGATCCATCACTGCTGCCGGAAAAATTACAATTTATTGGACCGAATGAAACGGGTAACGTCCCCATTATTGTCCAAATTCTACTTGCGGATATCGGGATAGAGTTTCTGCGAATGGCCGCTATCCATACACCGACACCTTTGTCAACAGCTATGGGCTTAATCGCGGCTGTATTGATCGGTCAAATAGCCATTGAAGTGGGGTTATTTAGTGCAGAAGTTATTCTTTATGTATCAATAGCGGCGATTGGTTCTTTTGCTACTCCCAGTTATGAATTAAGTGTTGCCAATAAAATGATGAGAATATTGCTAGTAATCATCACTTTTATATTCCAAATTAAAGGGTTTGTTATTGGCAGTACTGCTTATATCTTATTGTTGGCTGCAACAAGATCGTTACAGACACCTTATTTATGGCCGTTCATCCCATTTAATGATAAAGCTATTTGGCAAATTCTATTTCGTGTTGCAGTACCTTTATCGAAGACACGGCCAAGTATTGTAAAGCCGCAGAATAATCGAAAACAAACTTGA